A part of Methanomassiliicoccales archaeon genomic DNA contains:
- the heR gene encoding heliorhodopsin HeR → MTQDEIKFQKLRRFNIVMGVLHTIQGILMLAFTNDFAVPFTTNFLKFDEVNETVYHNMNELWEIQLGPAVALFMFMSAFAHFSVSTYGYGWYQRKLKEGINPARWYEYAVSSSWMILIVAMLSGLTDLAALILLVGLNASTNLFGMMMELHNKELKKTNWSSFIYGSIAGTLAWVAVLMYFLGAILDNFDNVPNFVYMVVFVLLFFWGTFPLNMWLQYRRKGRWADYLYGEKVYILLSLVSKSALAWFIFFGVQGIGS, encoded by the coding sequence ATGACCCAAGATGAGATCAAGTTCCAGAAGCTCCGCCGTTTCAATATTGTCATGGGCGTGCTTCACACCATCCAGGGAATCCTGATGCTGGCGTTCACGAACGATTTTGCCGTTCCTTTCACGACGAACTTCTTAAAATTCGATGAGGTTAACGAGACCGTATATCATAATATGAACGAACTCTGGGAGATCCAGCTGGGACCAGCTGTTGCCCTGTTCATGTTCATGTCCGCCTTTGCTCATTTCTCAGTTTCGACGTATGGCTACGGATGGTATCAGAGGAAGTTAAAGGAAGGCATCAATCCCGCGAGGTGGTACGAGTATGCTGTCAGCTCTTCCTGGATGATCCTCATCGTGGCAATGCTGAGCGGTCTAACCGACCTCGCCGCCCTCATCCTGCTCGTAGGCCTCAATGCCAGCACGAACCTCTTTGGAATGATGATGGAACTTCACAACAAAGAGCTGAAGAAGACGAACTGGTCATCTTTCATATATGGAAGCATTGCTGGAACGTTGGCATGGGTCGCCGTGCTCATGTACTTCCTGGGAGCGATTTTGGATAATTTTGACAACGTCCCGAACTTTGTATACATGGTCGTTTTCGTGCTACTGTTCTTCTGGGGCACCTTCCCTTTGAACATGTGGCTGCAGTACCGCAGAAAAGGAAGATGGGCGGACTATCTCTACGGTGAGAAGGTCTATATCCTGCTCAGCCTCGTCTCGAAGTCCGCATTGGCATGGTTCATCTTCTTCGGGGTACAGGGAATAGGTTCATAG
- a CDS encoding GYD domain-containing protein: MAKYVVLSRLTAEGRKTLKSKPSRLLEVNKEIEKMGAKVVHQYALLGKYDFLTVLEAPDNETVGKVMVELGSRGTLETTTLAAMPITDFLSSLE, encoded by the coding sequence ATGGCAAAGTATGTTGTGTTGTCGAGGTTAACGGCCGAGGGCAGGAAGACATTGAAGAGCAAACCATCGAGGCTGCTAGAGGTGAACAAAGAGATCGAGAAGATGGGTGCAAAGGTGGTACACCAGTATGCACTTCTGGGCAAGTATGATTTCCTCACGGTGCTCGAGGCCCCCGATAATGAGACGGTAGGGAAGGTCATGGTAGAGCTAGGCTCCAGAGGTACATTGGAGACCACCACCCTGGCTGCAATGCCGATAACGGATTTCTTGAGCTCCCTTGAGTGA
- a CDS encoding sulfurtransferase TusA family protein produces the protein MAEIKVDCRGKNCPIPLVEMRKAIKKAASGDIIEIVGTHPASKKEIPMAVHSLGQELIGVTEQGEEWNIRIRKVRE, from the coding sequence TTGGCTGAGATCAAGGTCGACTGTAGGGGTAAGAACTGTCCGATACCGCTCGTTGAGATGAGGAAAGCGATAAAGAAGGCGGCGAGCGGCGACATCATAGAGATCGTTGGTACCCATCCAGCCTCAAAGAAGGAGATACCCATGGCCGTCCATTCGTTAGGTCAGGAGTTGATAGGCGTGACCGAGCAGGGCGAGGAATGGAATATCCGCATCAGGAAGGTCAGGGAGTGA
- a CDS encoding cysteine desulfurase, whose protein sequence is MIYLDNSAATRMDERVHEAMLPYFFEKYAVATSEFGYSLGIEAREALDKARSDISSIIGADEDEIIFTSGDTEASNMALKGVAYSQTRKGRHIIVSKIEDFPVLNTARALERDGFKVTYLPVDSEGLVDPEELKKSITKETVLVSVQHSNQEIGTVQDIEVIGKICRDSGIPFHTDATHTFGRVPLDMKKLPVDLMTISSHTLHGPKGVGALFKRKDVPIQKWMDGGYQEFNLRAGLENIPGIVGFAKAAELMNEEENMRIKGMRDRLIDKVMNGIPDTTLNGHRTKRLPQNANITFHMVEGESMTLHLDMRGIEVSTGSACFSRSLEASHVIMGIGGDHERAHGSIRFTFGRYNNEEEVDVVVEAMKEIVSRLREISPLKR, encoded by the coding sequence ATGATATATCTTGACAATTCTGCGGCGACCAGGATGGACGAGAGGGTCCACGAGGCAATGTTACCCTACTTTTTTGAGAAGTATGCGGTGGCAACATCAGAGTTCGGATACTCACTAGGGATCGAGGCAAGGGAAGCTTTGGACAAGGCCAGGTCGGACATATCATCCATCATAGGGGCCGATGAGGATGAGATAATCTTCACATCGGGGGACACCGAGGCCAGCAATATGGCATTAAAAGGAGTGGCCTATTCGCAGACCAGGAAAGGCAGGCACATCATAGTCTCGAAGATCGAGGACTTCCCGGTCCTGAATACCGCAAGGGCGTTGGAGAGGGACGGGTTCAAGGTCACATATCTACCGGTCGACAGCGAAGGTCTCGTCGATCCGGAGGAGTTAAAAAAAAGCATCACAAAGGAGACCGTACTTGTTTCCGTACAGCACTCCAACCAAGAGATAGGCACTGTACAGGACATCGAGGTGATTGGTAAGATCTGCAGGGATTCTGGAATCCCATTTCATACGGATGCCACACATACCTTTGGAAGGGTCCCCTTAGACATGAAGAAATTACCGGTCGATCTCATGACCATATCATCGCACACATTGCATGGGCCTAAAGGCGTAGGCGCTCTTTTCAAGAGGAAGGACGTCCCGATTCAAAAGTGGATGGATGGTGGATATCAGGAGTTTAACCTGAGGGCAGGGCTGGAGAACATACCTGGCATCGTAGGATTCGCCAAGGCGGCTGAGCTGATGAACGAAGAGGAGAATATGAGGATAAAGGGGATGAGGGACAGATTGATCGACAAGGTAATGAACGGCATCCCGGACACGACATTGAACGGTCATAGGACGAAGAGACTTCCCCAGAACGCCAACATCACCTTCCATATGGTGGAGGGAGAATCGATGACGCTCCATCTTGACATGAGGGGCATCGAGGTCTCGACCGGCTCAGCATGCTTCAGCCGATCCTTGGAGGCCAGCCATGTTATCATGGGGATAGGTGGTGACCATGAGAGGGCCCATGGCTCGATCAGGTTCACGTTTGGAAGATATAACAATGAGGAGGAGGTCGACGTGGTTGTCGAGGCGATGAAGGAGATCGTCTCTAGGCTCAGGGAGATCAGCCCCTTGAAGAGGTGA
- a CDS encoding cation:proton antiporter, which produces MSEESRIIVDMTLLMLISGICSLVFARIKMPPILGYLAAGLILGPTMFPDLWVEEATVVILSNIGIVLLMFWIGLEQSAAKLKRTGSVLIIIVTMEMTLMVVVGYLVGLALGMPNTQAIFFGAIISGTSTAVVVSVLKENGAIDGAQASMIIGITVFEDVGQVIILTMAAPLLAGDSPALGSTVNMVIGLAIFFGLTIMVGIAIVPRVLDAIGNTYSMEILFVLSVGLCFTMALISSSLGLSIAIGAFLMGLIVSKSVHSDDLMSKVAPIKELFMAVFFISIGLQIDPSLIWDNVWLVMVIAITFILAKTFSVILSCYVMNVPSRSSFMIATSLVAMGEFAFIIAKIALDEGVVTREFYSAMVGAALVTMIVLPVLTKAQVRMFNGFVRSLPRGVRSALGRIEEIRATASARFAVSKDVREKMRRGLLLIFLDYLIIVLLLLLFSMLNEVKNAIGIIAEELHVVPDLLVLFLMVLSILPAIVNIYGHIRNLSELLTSAVMSSRRFVEGSRKNVFAIFANLGKISMVTLVLLLLIPFLPNIGPENPMLVIVVVMMALTVAYLAWGTLKNGYDRFYIMVAQNAPLEQGGDEE; this is translated from the coding sequence ATGAGCGAAGAGAGCAGGATTATCGTCGACATGACCTTGCTTATGCTTATCTCTGGCATCTGTTCGCTTGTATTTGCGAGGATAAAGATGCCGCCTATACTAGGCTATCTTGCCGCAGGCCTCATCCTTGGCCCGACGATGTTTCCAGATCTGTGGGTGGAGGAGGCGACGGTCGTCATCCTTTCCAACATCGGTATCGTCCTTTTGATGTTCTGGATAGGGCTCGAGCAGAGCGCGGCCAAGTTAAAAAGGACAGGGTCGGTCCTCATCATCATCGTCACAATGGAGATGACGTTGATGGTGGTGGTCGGTTACCTCGTAGGTCTGGCCCTCGGAATGCCCAACACCCAGGCAATATTCTTTGGCGCGATAATATCCGGAACATCCACTGCGGTCGTCGTCAGCGTTCTGAAGGAGAATGGTGCCATCGATGGAGCCCAAGCCAGCATGATCATAGGTATCACCGTGTTCGAGGATGTTGGCCAGGTGATCATCTTAACGATGGCGGCGCCCCTCCTCGCGGGAGATTCGCCAGCTCTGGGTTCCACAGTGAACATGGTCATCGGCCTAGCGATCTTCTTTGGCCTTACCATAATGGTCGGCATAGCCATCGTGCCAAGGGTGCTCGATGCGATAGGTAACACCTATTCCATGGAGATATTGTTTGTCCTATCGGTAGGATTGTGCTTTACCATGGCCTTGATATCTTCATCGCTCGGCCTTTCCATCGCGATCGGGGCTTTCCTGATGGGGCTCATAGTGTCCAAATCGGTTCATAGTGATGACCTGATGTCCAAGGTGGCCCCCATCAAGGAGCTGTTCATGGCCGTTTTCTTCATTTCGATCGGCCTTCAGATCGACCCATCATTGATTTGGGACAATGTATGGCTGGTCATGGTCATAGCCATCACATTCATTCTTGCCAAGACCTTTTCAGTGATACTGTCCTGCTACGTGATGAACGTCCCTTCAAGGAGCTCCTTCATGATCGCCACCAGCCTAGTGGCGATGGGAGAGTTCGCGTTTATCATAGCCAAGATCGCATTGGACGAGGGGGTGGTCACCAGAGAGTTCTACTCCGCGATGGTCGGGGCCGCATTGGTCACCATGATAGTTCTTCCAGTATTAACAAAGGCCCAGGTCAGGATGTTCAACGGGTTCGTTCGGTCATTGCCCCGGGGAGTGAGGTCTGCCCTTGGTAGGATAGAGGAGATAAGGGCAACGGCCTCTGCACGATTCGCGGTCTCAAAGGATGTCAGAGAAAAAATGAGGAGAGGGCTCCTACTGATCTTTTTGGATTATCTGATCATTGTGCTGTTACTGTTATTGTTCAGCATGTTGAACGAGGTCAAGAATGCCATAGGCATTATCGCTGAAGAACTGCATGTGGTACCTGACCTGCTCGTTCTGTTCCTGATGGTCCTTTCCATTCTACCTGCCATCGTCAATATATATGGCCATATACGGAACCTGTCCGAGCTTCTGACCTCCGCGGTGATGAGCTCGCGGAGGTTCGTGGAGGGCAGCAGAAAGAACGTATTCGCGATCTTCGCCAACCTTGGTAAGATCTCGATGGTCACATTGGTCCTGTTGCTGCTCATCCCGTTCCTGCCGAACATCGGTCCTGAGAACCCTATGTTGGTCATTGTGGTCGTCATGATGGCCTTGACCGTCGCTTATCTCGCATGGGGGACCTTGAAAAATGGTTATGACCGGTTCTACATCATGGTCGCCCAGAATGCCCCTCTTGAGCAGGGCGGGGACGAGGAATGA
- a CDS encoding SemiSWEET transporter: MDHYLVLGLLAGLLTTVGFIPQIVRAHRTKKMDDVSLFMPILLAIGMSLWLLYGALQGDVPIVMWNAIGLSLNLALIFMKVRSSF, from the coding sequence ATGGATCATTACCTTGTCCTAGGCCTACTGGCGGGTCTTCTGACCACCGTAGGGTTCATACCTCAGATCGTCCGTGCCCATCGGACAAAAAAGATGGATGATGTGTCCCTTTTCATGCCGATCCTGCTGGCGATAGGGATGTCCCTATGGTTATTATATGGTGCTCTTCAAGGAGATGTGCCGATAGTAATGTGGAACGCGATAGGTCTGAGCCTGAACCTTGCCCTCATCTTCATGAAGGTAAGGTCCAGTTTTTGA
- a CDS encoding iron-sulfur cluster assembly scaffold protein, producing MKFPYNEKVLEHFKNPKNVGKIEDADGKAMVGSPACGDMVAVYLRVRPEDHVITDIKFESYGCASNIATGSIITELAKGKTIEEAKKITWKDALEALGGLPKIKAHCSVLAVEGLREAITNYEEKHGLVIEKKPTTVELIERRLKNVMNPLTGLDIVRTNLVRSITIEEGVVRISIDLPKEHIFANNIRDEVKEKIENLWDVKEVILRFNDE from the coding sequence ATGAAGTTCCCATATAACGAGAAGGTACTGGAGCATTTCAAGAACCCCAAGAATGTTGGAAAGATCGAGGACGCAGACGGCAAGGCGATGGTCGGGAGCCCGGCCTGTGGGGACATGGTCGCCGTATATCTAAGGGTCAGACCTGAGGACCATGTCATAACCGACATCAAGTTCGAGTCATACGGTTGCGCATCGAACATCGCGACCGGTTCGATCATCACAGAGCTCGCGAAAGGAAAGACAATAGAGGAGGCTAAGAAGATCACCTGGAAGGACGCCTTGGAGGCATTGGGCGGTCTTCCAAAGATCAAAGCGCACTGTTCCGTGCTTGCCGTGGAAGGGCTGAGAGAGGCCATCACGAACTATGAGGAGAAGCACGGCCTGGTCATCGAGAAGAAGCCCACGACGGTCGAGCTCATCGAGCGCCGCTTGAAGAACGTCATGAACCCGCTGACCGGACTGGACATTGTACGGACCAACCTGGTCAGATCGATAACGATAGAGGAAGGTGTGGTGAGGATATCTATTGATCTTCCGAAAGAACACATTTTCGCCAACAACATCAGGGACGAGGTCAAAGAGAAGATCGAGAACCTATGGGATGTCAAAGAGGTGATCCTAAGGTTCAATGACGAGTGA
- a CDS encoding UPF0175 family protein — protein MMAQLWDQLNDEEKIVLYCIGSLQSPLRSKLKLHKILFLVTNVFPNLQDLFRFEPNLLGPYSDKIDYILQDLQRLNLVTNSEGGVYILTRKGQEIFKNIKPKQELKDVIQDFKLFLNDLSDNEIMTYIYTFYPKYTSESAKWDDLKKDRIEYSIKMLLKGKISYSKASEMAGLDLNDFEKLLKRRKIKWRIEQ, from the coding sequence ATGATGGCGCAGCTTTGGGACCAATTGAATGACGAGGAAAAGATCGTCCTATATTGCATAGGTTCACTTCAAAGTCCATTACGCAGCAAATTAAAGCTCCATAAGATATTGTTCCTCGTTACCAACGTATTCCCAAATCTGCAAGACCTATTTCGTTTCGAACCGAATCTCCTTGGGCCATACAGCGACAAGATTGATTACATTCTCCAAGACCTGCAAAGACTGAATCTCGTCACCAATTCTGAAGGTGGAGTTTATATCCTCACTAGGAAAGGGCAAGAAATTTTCAAGAACATCAAACCAAAACAAGAATTGAAAGATGTCATCCAAGACTTCAAGTTATTCTTGAACGACCTCAGTGACAACGAGATAATGACTTACATCTACACGTTCTATCCAAAATACACTTCGGAATCTGCTAAGTGGGATGATTTGAAGAAAGATCGTATCGAATATTCGATCAAGATGCTGTTGAAGGGGAAGATCAGCTATTCAAAGGCATCAGAGATGGCTGGTCTGGATTTAAATGATTTTGAAAAATTATTGAAAAGGAGAAAAATCAAGTGGAGAATAGAACAGTAA
- a CDS encoding NifB/NifX family molybdenum-iron cluster-binding protein, producing the protein MDKKCRIAVTSMGRDLKSRVGPIARSPYIIVFEGSPDKFSVIEERHIDARNEPGVKTAETLVSKEIGTVITGTIGKRAHEVLSRAGISIKGGCKGSVEEAVRECAAGRLADCHGAKYAGNVEFS; encoded by the coding sequence ATGGACAAGAAATGCAGAATTGCTGTTACAAGTATGGGGAGGGACCTCAAAAGCAGGGTCGGGCCCATTGCAAGAAGCCCTTACATTATTGTCTTCGAGGGGTCGCCTGACAAATTCTCTGTCATTGAGGAGAGGCATATTGACGCACGGAATGAGCCGGGCGTCAAGACCGCAGAGACATTGGTTTCAAAGGAGATCGGTACCGTCATCACTGGAACGATAGGTAAGCGTGCACATGAGGTTCTGAGCAGGGCAGGGATAAGCATCAAGGGAGGTTGCAAGGGCTCTGTGGAGGAGGCTGTGAGGGAATGCGCCGCCGGAAGGTTGGCGGATTGTCATGGTGCAAAATATGCTGGAAATGTAGAATTTTCCTGA
- a CDS encoding DsrE/DsrF/DrsH-like family protein — protein MTEKATIIVHSGDMDKVYSALIIGTGALSMGMEASLYFTFWGLQRLKKNGLEKGALSKMNMLGLGKWMVKKRMDKNGVAKLDSLIKDFRELGGKIIACEMTMEVMGVKKEDLCTDWIDEFGAVGTYISEARSSSITLFI, from the coding sequence ATGACAGAAAAGGCGACGATCATAGTCCACAGCGGCGACATGGACAAGGTCTATAGCGCCCTCATAATCGGGACCGGGGCGTTGTCGATGGGAATGGAGGCCTCGCTCTATTTCACCTTTTGGGGCCTACAGAGGTTGAAAAAAAATGGACTTGAGAAAGGGGCGCTATCTAAGATGAACATGCTCGGTCTGGGGAAATGGATGGTCAAGAAGAGAATGGACAAGAACGGCGTGGCCAAGCTCGACTCGCTGATAAAGGATTTTCGAGAACTTGGAGGCAAGATCATAGCGTGCGAGATGACGATGGAGGTCATGGGCGTGAAGAAAGAGGACCTTTGTACCGATTGGATCGACGAGTTCGGTGCCGTCGGGACCTACATATCAGAGGCAAGGAGCTCCTCGATCACTCTTTTCATCTGA
- a CDS encoding tyrosine-type recombinase/integrase: MLTEHEREWVHAKIEGHLEKLARRGRVNDLGIKEYRRELWRMTEALKNAGLHHTPAKIGEREIDYIINEYAGHLKVKTRRWYVGILSGYLRTYGNHVVEEMHLGWPKDSRVRVDWLSLEEAVALMEAAEGPERLVIHLELRLMMRRCEVKRLTVRDVKEGVLDVRGKGRYGGKWRTLAWANETTDVLREWEETRTRMVEEALSLNPNATIPQEFLIYSRNRKCPRLSPYSDAGIDKLVANAARRAGITRSIGNHTLRRSGARFVIQADPANMPVLVDALGHESETQTRRYCAMTIDDMARMHASVSDLLRETKERMRLTGAVPRPPSGRIVA; this comes from the coding sequence ATGCTGACGGAGCATGAGAGGGAATGGGTCCATGCAAAGATCGAGGGGCATCTTGAGAAGCTCGCGAGGAGGGGGAGGGTCAACGATCTCGGGATCAAGGAGTACAGGCGCGAGCTGTGGAGGATGACCGAGGCGCTCAAGAACGCGGGCCTGCACCATACGCCCGCGAAGATAGGGGAGAGGGAGATCGACTACATAATCAACGAGTATGCCGGGCACCTCAAGGTCAAGACGCGGAGATGGTACGTCGGCATATTGTCTGGCTATCTCAGGACCTATGGCAACCACGTGGTCGAGGAGATGCACCTTGGGTGGCCCAAGGACTCGCGCGTCAGGGTTGATTGGCTGTCGCTCGAGGAGGCGGTCGCCCTGATGGAGGCCGCCGAAGGGCCCGAGCGGCTGGTCATCCACCTCGAGCTCCGCCTCATGATGAGGAGGTGCGAGGTGAAGAGGCTCACGGTCAGGGACGTCAAGGAAGGGGTCCTTGACGTCAGGGGAAAAGGACGCTACGGCGGCAAATGGAGGACGCTGGCATGGGCGAACGAGACCACGGATGTTCTGAGGGAATGGGAGGAGACGAGGACGAGGATGGTCGAGGAGGCGCTGTCCCTGAACCCGAACGCCACGATACCTCAGGAGTTCCTGATCTATAGCAGGAACAGGAAGTGCCCGAGGCTGAGCCCCTACTCGGACGCGGGGATAGACAAGCTCGTGGCGAACGCCGCGAGGAGGGCGGGGATAACCCGCTCGATCGGAAATCATACGCTGAGGCGGTCGGGGGCGAGGTTCGTGATCCAAGCGGACCCGGCGAACATGCCGGTCCTGGTGGACGCTTTGGGGCACGAGTCGGAGACCCAGACAAGGAGGTACTGTGCGATGACGATCGATGACATGGCTAGGATGCACGCGAGCGTCTCGGACCTTCTGCGCGAGACGAAGGAGCGGATGCGGCTCACGGGGGCGGTCCCGAGGCCCCCTTCCGGGAGGATAGTGGCATGA
- a CDS encoding AbrB/MazE/SpoVT family DNA-binding domain-containing protein: protein MPQVLQVTKITKNGRISLGRAMSALDVEEGDLVQLYDDGNGKVCMAKLKAPAQA, encoded by the coding sequence ATGCCCCAAGTGCTCCAAGTGACCAAGATCACGAAGAACGGCAGGATCTCCCTCGGCAGGGCCATGTCCGCCCTGGACGTCGAGGAGGGCGACCTGGTTCAGCTGTACGACGACGGCAACGGAAAGGTCTGCATGGCCAAGCTCAAGGCCCCTGCCCAAGCGTGA
- a CDS encoding endonuclease/exonuclease/phosphatase family protein, whose protein sequence is MRLMEWNIRHGGGRGSFPGIIASVRRHDPDMAIFIEFRPERVIELSLALASNGYPYILNSQPPMNTNGIMVASKRPIEMPPRDYPDPIIPHRWMEVRPATSDLRILAVHVPTASDLGNKMRFWDQIIDYAKRMIEDEQRAVIIGDLNTGLEMDAEGKTFLGEDKLRTLIGLGMRDIWREYHQMSREYSWYSHSGAGYRLDHVLVTPFIDRPMWAKYSHQEREEGLSDHSPLIFDIISSMSEGGSIRSALRG, encoded by the coding sequence ATGAGATTAATGGAGTGGAACATCCGGCACGGGGGAGGTAGGGGGTCTTTTCCAGGCATAATCGCGAGCGTGAGGAGACATGACCCGGACATGGCAATATTCATAGAGTTCAGACCTGAGAGGGTGATCGAGCTCAGTCTGGCTTTGGCCAGCAACGGTTATCCCTACATCCTTAATTCTCAGCCCCCCATGAACACCAACGGTATCATGGTGGCCTCAAAGAGACCTATAGAGATGCCCCCCAGGGACTACCCAGACCCCATCATCCCCCATAGGTGGATGGAGGTCCGCCCAGCCACCTCGGACCTGAGAATATTGGCGGTACATGTGCCCACCGCATCGGACCTTGGAAACAAGATGAGGTTCTGGGACCAGATCATTGATTATGCCAAGAGGATGATCGAAGATGAACAACGCGCGGTCATCATCGGAGACCTTAATACAGGTCTGGAAATGGACGCAGAGGGCAAAACATTCCTCGGGGAGGATAAGTTACGGACATTGATCGGACTTGGGATGAGGGACATCTGGAGAGAATATCATCAGATGTCAAGAGAATACTCTTGGTATAGCCATAGTGGGGCGGGATATAGGTTGGACCACGTCCTCGTCACACCATTTATCGATAGGCCCATGTGGGCAAAGTATTCACATCAGGAAAGGGAGGAAGGCCTCTCGGACCACTCCCCCCTCATATTTGACATAATAAGCTCTATGAGCGAGGGCGGCTCAATAAGGAGCGCACTGAGAGGTTAA
- a CDS encoding carboxypeptidase M32, protein MSTDIMDPYDQLLSRYKQLTILRTAIGILYWDLETKMPPRGIEQRSEQLSLLEVMAHREQVDPKVNELLVSIERSDRFDTLNEVQRRNVKLIRKYYDEEAKLPDELVAEISKQAAITVNVWKRAKAAKDYSMFKPDLAKTIELKKKAADILMAVKGTRTPYDALLDSFEPGMTSEKVTEIFNGMKKGLMSVLERIRSSDVRPDMSILKRRVPVEDQRKISLLAMKFVGYDTTSPNAGGRLDETEHPFSTGYYDDLRITTHYHIRKFDSSLFSVLHEAGHAMYEGNQPAEWKYQPVGAPASYGVHESQSRFVENIIGRSPEFLSYVFPKIKKVTGSALSDVKARDFIIAVNNVKPSKIRIEADEVTYGLHIIIRFEIERDIFEGKIGVDELPQVWNEKYGKYLGVKIKNDSEGVMQDTHWANGSFGYFPSYALGNIYGGMFLERMERDLPEWRSSIAKGNFMPVREWLKENVHSKGNLYDPADLVKVITGRSLDIDPFIKYLDGKMGKIFGY, encoded by the coding sequence ATGTCCACGGATATCATGGACCCTTATGATCAGTTATTGAGCAGGTACAAACAGTTGACGATATTGAGGACCGCCATTGGGATATTATATTGGGACCTCGAGACAAAAATGCCCCCACGCGGGATAGAGCAGAGGAGCGAGCAGCTCTCGCTCCTGGAGGTCATGGCCCACAGGGAGCAGGTCGATCCGAAGGTCAACGAGCTTCTCGTGTCGATCGAGAGGAGCGATCGATTTGACACGTTGAACGAGGTCCAGAGGAGGAACGTCAAGCTCATCAGGAAGTATTATGACGAGGAAGCAAAGCTTCCAGATGAGCTCGTCGCGGAGATAAGCAAGCAGGCCGCGATCACTGTGAACGTCTGGAAAAGGGCAAAGGCGGCGAAGGACTATTCTATGTTCAAGCCAGATCTGGCCAAGACCATAGAACTGAAGAAGAAGGCCGCGGACATTTTAATGGCGGTGAAAGGAACAAGGACGCCCTACGATGCACTTTTAGACTCTTTCGAACCAGGGATGACATCTGAGAAGGTGACCGAGATATTCAATGGGATGAAGAAAGGGCTTATGTCGGTCCTTGAGAGGATAAGGTCATCAGATGTTAGGCCAGATATGAGCATCCTCAAGCGAAGAGTGCCGGTTGAGGACCAGAGGAAGATCAGCCTCTTGGCCATGAAGTTCGTAGGATATGACACCACGTCCCCAAATGCAGGGGGAAGATTGGACGAGACCGAACACCCGTTCTCCACAGGATACTATGACGACCTTCGGATAACCACTCACTATCATATCAGAAAGTTCGATTCAAGCCTCTTCAGCGTGCTCCATGAGGCTGGTCACGCAATGTATGAAGGAAATCAGCCAGCAGAGTGGAAGTACCAACCGGTGGGAGCCCCGGCGAGCTATGGGGTGCACGAGTCCCAGAGCAGGTTCGTTGAGAACATCATAGGAAGGAGCCCGGAGTTCCTGAGTTATGTGTTCCCAAAGATCAAGAAAGTGACCGGCAGCGCGCTTTCCGATGTAAAGGCAAGGGACTTCATCATCGCAGTGAATAACGTGAAACCTTCCAAGATAAGGATAGAGGCCGACGAGGTGACATACGGACTGCATATCATAATCAGGTTCGAGATAGAGAGGGACATCTTCGAAGGGAAGATAGGTGTCGATGAACTGCCACAGGTTTGGAATGAGAAATATGGTAAGTACCTAGGTGTCAAGATAAAGAACGACTCGGAGGGGGTCATGCAGGACACACACTGGGCTAACGGGTCGTTCGGTTATTTCCCGAGCTACGCCCTGGGGAATATCTACGGAGGGATGTTCTTGGAGAGGATGGAGAGGGACCTGCCCGAATGGAGGTCTTCCATAGCAAAAGGCAACTTTATGCCGGTAAGGGAATGGCTCAAAGAGAACGTACACTCAAAGGGGAACCTGTATGACCCAGCCGACCTCGTCAAGGTCATAACCGGGAGAAGCCTTGACATAGACCCATTCATCAAGTATCTGGACGGTAAGATGGGCAAGATATTCGGCTATTGA